Genomic DNA from uncultured Methanobrevibacter sp.:
GAAAAGTTAGGCATGATGATTTGATTGAAAAATACGAAAATCCTCTGGAACATGAGTGTGATGTTGATGAAGGCCAGGTTTTCATTGCAAATGGCTGGATGAAACCTGATAACTTCTGTGATAGTGCTTGGGAGAGCCTTTCACCATTTGTATTGGCATTGGCTAACGGAGCCAGTGATTTTTACGATGGATGGATGAAAAATAAAAAATCAGCTATGATATCCTGCAATGACGGATTTCGTCCGGTAAGTTTTCTTTTGGAAACTATGGAAGAGGATGCAGATTAATTAAGCAATGATAAAATGGGTAAATTTAGTGAGAAACTTTCTGATTTTGCAAAAAATGAGATAATATTTGTCATATCATTAATATTGGCCATTATTTCTTGTTTTTTTGTCAAACCCAGTTTTAATTATTTAAATTACATTAATTGGGATACAATCATATTGCTTTTTGTAATCATGCTTATTGTGGAAGTTCTTAAAAATTTGTCTATTTTTGAGTTATTGGTTCGCAGATTGCTGATTAAAATCCTAAACACCCGTCAGCTTGTATTGCTTTTGGTTTTTATTGTTTTTTTAAGTTCCATATTTATTACCAATGATGTTTCGTTAATTATATTTGTGCCATTTGCTATTTTGGCTTTAGAAAAAGTTGACAGACTTGATTTGATAATATTTACAGTCTCTTTACAGACTATTGCAGCCAATATCGGATGTATGGTCCTTCCTATTGGAGCTCCTCATAATATTGTTTTGTACACATCATCAAATATTCCATTCGAATCCTTTTTCATGATACTTCTTCCTTATATCATAGTGTCTGCAATATTCCTGTTTGCATTGTCATTTTTTATTAAAAAAGAGAGTATTTCACATCCTAAAATGGAAAATGTTAATGTAAGTCATGAAAATTTCTTTAAAAAGGTATTTTTCGGTGTGGATTATTATCTGCTTTTAACTTTCATTGCATTATTTATTCTGATTGGCAATCTGGAAAACATTGCATTTTTTAATTTGTTTTTTAAACAGTGGATAACGGGCAATGAAGTTTTATGCGGCGTTGTTTCATCTCAGATAATTTCCAATGTTCCTGCTGCAATTCTGCTGAGCGGTTTCAGCAATAACTATGAAGCTATTATTGTAGGAATTAATCTGGGCGGATTTGGAACCCTTATTGCATCTATGGCAAATCTGATTTCCTATAAAATCATTGTCCGTGAGCATAAGGATTTTAAAATTAAGTATTTATTTGTATTCACGATTTTAAATGTTGTTCTTTTAGTAATTTTGTTGGGTGTTTGTTTTTTAATTTAGCTTGTGGTGTTAAAAAAAAGTGTTAATGAAAAATTAGATTAATTTTTCATCTAAGTCTTACATAAGCATCATACGCTGCAAATATACAGAATAATAAGTCAATAATTCTGACAATCCAGTGTTGGAATATGAATGTTGCAATAACGCCTAGTAAAATCCATATGACTAAAAATATTACTCCAGTCTTATATTTATTAGCAATAATTTGACCCAAACCTGGAACTAAAAAGGACAATACTGCTCCAATAATTGCTTTTAACATATTTTTTCTTCCATTTTTTTCAATTAATGTAATTTTTATATGGATTAATTTATAAAGTTTTTCACTGATTAATTTGTTGGAAAATTTTTTATTTATTGGAATTATAATTATTTCTATGAACGGCAGTGAAATGTATGATGATTTTTCAAATGTGATTTCCGGTGAGGAATATGTCTCTTCACAGTCTATTCTTGATATCTTAAAAAAATATTGCGAAACCATTTCAGTATTCGATTTGATGGCAGTTAATGCGGAAATGATGGAAGAAAGCAAATACGTTCAGGACAGCTATAAAAAGAAAAGTCACGGCGTTTATGCCAAATATTTTTTGGGCCGCATCAAGGATGTTCACAGCGATAATACCCATCATGACAAGAAAGTTAATAAGGAAGAGTTCATCGATGCGGTTGCTACATTGAAATCATATCATGATGTGGAATCATTCACTTCAAAAACTAAATTTCCGTTAATATATGGAATTATTTCACTGTATACCACATTTGTTTTGGAGGAACCGATTCATCCGGTAGGCACTCCCTTTCCAGGATCTTTGGAAGTTGAAGAAAAAGACGGAAAATTCTATTGTCCTGTAAAGGATGCAAATCTTGAATCTCCAAATGCAGTTTGTAAAATGTGCATTGCAGAGCAGCTTGAATTTTAGATTTTTTACATTAACGGCTATGTTTTAGCCATTTTTAGCCTATTTTGATTTGGGGATATATATCCTTGTTTTTAATCAACTTTGATTTTTCAGATGCTTGATGTTAATGTCAGTTCCAGTTAAATTAAGAATACTTTTGTCTGAAA
This window encodes:
- a CDS encoding SLC13 family permease, translated to MGKFSEKLSDFAKNEIIFVISLILAIISCFFVKPSFNYLNYINWDTIILLFVIMLIVEVLKNLSIFELLVRRLLIKILNTRQLVLLLVFIVFLSSIFITNDVSLIIFVPFAILALEKVDRLDLIIFTVSLQTIAANIGCMVLPIGAPHNIVLYTSSNIPFESFFMILLPYIIVSAIFLFALSFFIKKESISHPKMENVNVSHENFFKKVFFGVDYYLLLTFIALFILIGNLENIAFFNLFFKQWITGNEVLCGVVSSQIISNVPAAILLSGFSNNYEAIIVGINLGGFGTLIASMANLISYKIIVREHKDFKIKYLFVFTILNVVLLVILLGVCFLI
- a CDS encoding DUF2115 domain-containing protein, giving the protein MNGSEMYDDFSNVISGEEYVSSQSILDILKKYCETISVFDLMAVNAEMMEESKYVQDSYKKKSHGVYAKYFLGRIKDVHSDNTHHDKKVNKEEFIDAVATLKSYHDVESFTSKTKFPLIYGIISLYTTFVLEEPIHPVGTPFPGSLEVEEKDGKFYCPVKDANLESPNAVCKMCIAEQLEF
- a CDS encoding TIGR04076 family protein — protein: MKKVKITVMRKVRHDDLIEKYENPLEHECDVDEGQVFIANGWMKPDNFCDSAWESLSPFVLALANGASDFYDGWMKNKKSAMISCNDGFRPVSFLLETMEEDAD